A region of Maridesulfovibrio sp. DNA encodes the following proteins:
- a CDS encoding chemotaxis protein CheW, which translates to MKTPEEYFVENVNMPSEEKQHGGYTDAEKAFMDKYMGIGGQVAFDNLQRVDPRGDAAMPGFASGPVDDYGGEGSSADFEEKLKEEDEVQLVSFVVGDREYGLPIMVIQEVVRKIPVTLLPAAPRFMQGIINLRGRVTPVLDLRHLLHDGKGIQDKFVVICRHKGLQIGLAISAVRTMYRADKKDLVWGVESEVGVSADFLLGLYKNGEKLVNILSVDRLVEQILKSEGEGNA; encoded by the coding sequence ATGAAGACGCCTGAAGAATATTTTGTTGAAAACGTGAATATGCCCAGTGAGGAAAAGCAGCACGGCGGTTACACTGATGCTGAAAAAGCCTTTATGGACAAATATATGGGCATCGGCGGGCAGGTTGCGTTTGACAATCTGCAACGGGTTGACCCCCGGGGTGATGCCGCGATGCCCGGTTTTGCTTCCGGGCCGGTTGATGATTATGGAGGAGAAGGAAGTTCAGCCGACTTTGAGGAAAAACTCAAGGAAGAGGATGAAGTTCAACTGGTAAGCTTTGTAGTCGGGGATCGTGAATACGGATTGCCGATTATGGTTATACAAGAGGTTGTCAGGAAGATTCCGGTGACCCTGTTGCCTGCTGCTCCACGTTTCATGCAGGGAATTATAAATCTCAGGGGACGTGTTACTCCCGTGCTTGACTTGCGCCACCTGTTGCATGACGGAAAGGGCATTCAGGATAAATTTGTGGTCATCTGCAGGCATAAAGGATTACAGATAGGATTAGCTATCAGCGCAGTGCGGACAATGTATCGCGCAGATAAAAAGGATCTTGTCTGGGGGGTGGAATCAGAGGTTGGTGTTAGCGCGGATTTCCTGCTTGGTCTGTATAAAAACGGTGAAAAACTGGTCAATATTCTTTCTGTGGATCGGCTGGTGGAACAAATTTTAAAGAGTGAAGGAGAGGGAAATGCCTAA
- a CDS encoding response regulator: protein MPKHILIVDDSKTVRNLVAFIMKKEGFKVTTAEDGLDGLEKLYSLEKVDLIISDVNMPRMDGFTYIKTVREQDAYKDIPIIVLSTEGQEKDIQTGLSLGANLYMVKPAQPEKMVKNIKMLLG from the coding sequence ATGCCTAAACATATTCTGATAGTGGACGATTCTAAGACTGTAAGGAACCTCGTCGCCTTCATTATGAAGAAAGAAGGATTCAAGGTTACTACAGCTGAAGATGGGTTGGACGGCCTTGAAAAGCTTTACAGCCTGGAGAAAGTTGATCTAATTATCTCTGATGTAAATATGCCGAGAATGGATGGTTTTACTTACATCAAAACAGTTCGTGAGCAGGATGCATACAAAGATATTCCGATAATTGTGCTCTCAACTGAAGGTCAGGAAAAAGATATTCAGACCGGCTTGAGCCTTGGTGCAAACCTATACATGGTTAAACCGGCCCAGCCTGAAAAGATGGTCAAAAATATTAAAATGCTTCTCGGATAA
- a CDS encoding Hpt domain-containing protein, with product MSQDFMDPEIFADFIIEAKEHLETIEPNLLELEKNPENLDLLNEIFRPMHSLKGASGFLGLNIINGLAHRAENILDELRKGEIGVTSEIMDVILAATDLLRQLIDNLDELGNEGEVDTSVTIDRIDAIMAGESPAPVHQEETAPEPDPEPEPAPEQDPEPVFEEVEPEPDEEFFEAEADLPQTQMVQESNMAETGRKQAFQFVAIVNEEAESYKLTTVGEGHLADFLEEAHEIIENLTNGLLELEQDPEGNDDLINDIFRYFHNLKGNSGIIGFRELNSLTHEAETLLNKVRKGEVAATRSMIDLLLAVVDGIESLIAHVTPQTGEVQPLDMEQLINPLQEAVEKGEVITAEVVDEEPEAEEEAEPEVELAQTDDGLDPEDVAIFEQTVHQQLDNIDLALKTLGEDSSQKDYIDGLYRSLVSIQNSGGYMGFDDIREYSERTAGLVDQARSSDMDFGLMLDLLRQECGIIGEMIDSAIEDIKGGAEAPVEAGSTPEEAPKPEPKPEPKPEPKPEPKPVPKPEPKPAPKPEPKPAPKPEPKPEPKPAAKPAPKPAAKTAAKAKPAAGAPSKGKPKTMSTIRVDHQKLDHLMNLIGELIISRGRYTMLARGLEEGHLEVPVVAQQLTETTYALSRISDDLQDTIMKVRMVAVQTVFSRFPRLVRDLSRKSGKRVELITEGEETELDKSVVEEIGDPLVHLIRNSVDHGLEPEEERIANGKPPQGHVWLRAYHKGNSVAIEVEDDGRGIDPEKMRNVAIKKGLISPEEARNLDDREAIELIFAPGFSSAEKVTDISGRGVGMDVVRNNIKDLKGSVHISSEVGKGSKFTLTLPLTLAIIDALMVQINGANYAIPLDAVSETTKIEAERLTEVNNRKAVTLRGEVLGIAELAELLEQEVSDPNREVLPVVIVHDNDRRLGLVVDRLLERQEIVIKPLGNYLNGFDLKGVSGATIMGDGSVVLILDPHEIYSMATVKGGAIQ from the coding sequence ATGAGCCAGGATTTCATGGATCCTGAAATTTTCGCGGATTTCATTATAGAAGCTAAAGAGCATCTCGAAACTATTGAGCCCAACTTGCTTGAGCTTGAGAAAAATCCCGAGAATCTTGATCTTTTGAATGAAATATTCAGACCGATGCATTCGCTAAAGGGTGCCTCGGGTTTTCTTGGGTTGAATATTATCAACGGACTGGCCCACAGGGCGGAAAATATTCTGGATGAACTTCGTAAGGGCGAAATTGGTGTTACATCTGAAATTATGGATGTAATCCTTGCCGCTACTGACCTGCTGCGTCAGTTGATAGATAATCTGGACGAACTCGGTAACGAAGGGGAAGTTGATACATCTGTCACCATAGATAGAATTGATGCAATCATGGCTGGAGAGTCACCCGCTCCTGTGCATCAGGAAGAAACAGCCCCAGAACCTGATCCAGAACCTGAGCCCGCCCCGGAGCAAGATCCGGAGCCTGTGTTTGAAGAAGTAGAGCCGGAACCGGATGAAGAATTTTTTGAAGCAGAAGCAGACTTGCCGCAGACCCAAATGGTGCAGGAGTCCAATATGGCAGAAACAGGACGTAAACAGGCTTTTCAGTTTGTAGCTATCGTTAATGAGGAAGCTGAATCATATAAGCTGACTACTGTAGGAGAAGGACATCTAGCTGATTTTCTTGAGGAAGCTCATGAAATCATTGAAAATCTTACCAATGGGCTGCTTGAGCTTGAGCAGGATCCCGAAGGTAATGATGACCTGATTAACGACATATTCAGATATTTTCACAACCTGAAAGGTAACAGCGGAATTATCGGTTTCCGTGAGCTTAACTCGCTGACCCATGAGGCCGAAACTCTGCTGAACAAGGTCCGTAAAGGTGAAGTAGCTGCAACCCGTTCCATGATTGATTTGTTACTGGCGGTTGTGGACGGAATTGAGTCGCTCATCGCCCATGTTACACCACAAACCGGGGAAGTGCAGCCCTTGGATATGGAGCAGCTGATCAATCCCTTGCAAGAGGCAGTGGAAAAGGGCGAAGTTATAACTGCGGAAGTCGTCGATGAAGAGCCGGAAGCCGAGGAAGAAGCTGAACCTGAGGTTGAGCTGGCGCAGACTGATGACGGTCTTGATCCCGAAGATGTAGCCATTTTTGAGCAGACTGTGCACCAGCAGCTGGATAATATTGATTTGGCCCTTAAAACACTCGGTGAAGATTCCAGTCAGAAGGATTATATAGATGGACTGTACAGGAGTCTTGTTTCCATCCAGAATTCCGGTGGTTACATGGGCTTTGATGACATTCGGGAATATTCTGAGCGGACGGCAGGTCTTGTTGATCAGGCCCGCTCCTCGGATATGGATTTTGGACTGATGCTCGACCTGTTGCGCCAGGAATGTGGAATCATCGGAGAGATGATCGATTCCGCCATAGAAGACATCAAAGGGGGGGCAGAAGCTCCGGTTGAAGCTGGATCCACACCGGAAGAGGCTCCTAAACCTGAACCTAAGCCCGAGCCTAAACCTGAACCCAAGCCTGAGCCCAAGCCTGTACCTAAGCCTGAGCCCAAGCCTGCACCTAAGCCTGAGCCCAAGCCGGCACCTAAGCCTGAGCCCAAGCCTGAGCCTAAGCCAGCAGCAAAGCCGGCACCTAAGCCAGCAGCAAAAACAGCGGCTAAAGCCAAGCCTGCTGCCGGGGCTCCGTCCAAGGGCAAGCCCAAGACCATGTCCACCATCAGGGTTGACCACCAGAAGCTCGACCATCTCATGAACCTGATCGGCGAGCTAATCATCAGCAGGGGACGTTATACCATGCTGGCCCGTGGGCTTGAGGAAGGACATCTGGAAGTTCCGGTTGTTGCCCAGCAACTGACTGAGACTACCTATGCTCTATCCAGAATTTCGGATGATCTTCAGGATACCATCATGAAGGTCCGTATGGTTGCGGTGCAGACTGTATTTTCAAGATTTCCGCGCTTGGTGCGAGACCTAAGCCGTAAAAGTGGTAAAAGAGTTGAGCTTATAACTGAAGGCGAAGAGACTGAACTCGATAAGAGTGTTGTCGAGGAAATCGGTGATCCTCTTGTTCACCTGATCAGAAACTCTGTGGACCACGGACTTGAACCTGAAGAAGAACGCATTGCCAACGGCAAGCCTCCGCAGGGACATGTCTGGCTGCGTGCATACCACAAGGGTAACTCTGTTGCTATTGAAGTCGAAGATGACGGACGTGGAATTGATCCTGAAAAAATGCGTAACGTTGCAATCAAAAAGGGTCTTATTTCTCCGGAAGAAGCCCGTAACCTTGATGATCGTGAAGCAATTGAGTTGATTTTTGCTCCGGGATTCTCTTCCGCTGAAAAGGTAACGGATATCTCCGGTCGAGGAGTGGGTATGGATGTTGTCCGTAACAACATCAAGGACCTTAAAGGAAGCGTCCACATTTCATCCGAAGTGGGTAAGGGGTCCAAGTTTACCCTGACTCTGCCTTTGACTCTTGCCATCATTGATGCGCTCATGGTTCAGATTAATGGTGCAAACTACGCCATCCCACTTGATGCGGTTTCTGAAACCACCAAAATTGAGGCTGAGAGACTTACTGAAGTCAACAATCGTAAAGCTGTTACCCTGCGTGGCGAAGTCCTCGGTATTGCCGAGCTTGCCGAATTGCTGGAGCAAGAGGTCAGTGATCCCAACCGAGAAGTGCTACCGGTGGTTATTGTCCATGATAATGACCGCAGGCTTGGTCTGGTTGTGGACAGGCTTCTTGAGCGTCAGGAAATTGTTATCAAGCCGCTTGGTAATTACCTTAACGGTTTTGATCTCAAGGGTGTTTCAGGTGCGACCATCATGGGTGACGGTAGCGTTGTCCTTATCCTTGATCCTCATGAAATCTACAGCATGGCAACCGTCAAGGGCGGAGCAATCCAGTAG
- the ybgF gene encoding tol-pal system protein YbgF gives MQYLRILLVVILAFGICGCFAAKQPQQPEKPAWGGSEEWRLKSLEENFLNFKEGLRQQNDQIDRNHKDTTAQIEKLENKISELDSTLVELKENQQKMMAMKAEEQIPAEETVVAEEVVMGGTTSSEEKPWMVVPGENSAAVEGAAKPAAEPAPVSSLSGDDLYKEGVRLVMDNQPLKARGLLEQYLAHNPSSSLAPNALYWIGETYYSEKSFAQSILKFKEVSRRFPKAGKVPAAMLKIGLAYDKLGDRENAVFYLRTLIEDYPKSDPAKIGRERLRAIEG, from the coding sequence ATGCAGTACTTACGAATCCTTCTTGTTGTTATTTTGGCCTTCGGCATTTGCGGATGTTTTGCCGCTAAACAGCCGCAGCAGCCCGAAAAGCCCGCATGGGGCGGCAGCGAAGAATGGCGTCTTAAGAGTCTTGAAGAAAATTTCCTAAATTTTAAGGAAGGGCTGCGGCAGCAGAATGACCAGATTGACCGCAACCATAAAGATACTACAGCCCAGATTGAGAAGTTAGAGAATAAAATCAGTGAGCTGGATAGCACTCTTGTTGAGCTTAAAGAGAATCAGCAGAAAATGATGGCTATGAAGGCAGAGGAGCAAATCCCCGCTGAAGAAACCGTTGTGGCTGAAGAAGTTGTCATGGGCGGTACTACCAGCAGTGAGGAAAAACCGTGGATGGTTGTTCCCGGTGAAAATTCTGCAGCGGTGGAAGGCGCAGCCAAGCCTGCAGCAGAACCTGCTCCTGTGTCCTCGCTGAGCGGTGATGATCTTTACAAAGAAGGTGTTCGGCTGGTGATGGATAACCAACCGTTAAAAGCCCGCGGCCTTCTGGAACAATATCTGGCCCACAACCCTTCATCCAGCCTTGCTCCCAACGCTCTGTACTGGATCGGTGAGACTTATTATTCCGAGAAAAGTTTTGCCCAGTCAATCCTGAAATTCAAGGAAGTGAGCAGGCGTTTTCCCAAGGCCGGTAAGGTCCCTGCGGCCATGCTCAAAATCGGTTTGGCCTATGATAAGCTTGGTGACCGTGAAAATGCCGTATTCTATCTGCGGACCCTGATTGAGGACTATCCCAAGTCCGACCCTGCAAAGATTGGCCGCGAACGTCTTCGGGCCATTGAAGGTTAG
- the dprA gene encoding DNA-processing protein DprA — MGSLHEEYFACLALRYTPGLGPKSWSPILRHYSSAYKALKDAANWPSLAFASEKSSVAALKEVWRAKAEKEYREAVRAGFGILPWTHHQFPVLLKELPDPPTCLYYYGDPELLGNPAVGIVGSRNSGRLGLEYASKIAADLAKFGVTVVSGFAKGIDSCAHEAALTGIGSTIAVLGTGLDVESYPPDSAWLRNSVIQSGLILSEFPPGTKPFARNFPFRNRLISGLSVGVLVVEAGIASGSLITARLAAEQGREVMAMPGPIGDSSFAGCLKLIKEGASLVETAEDVLISIKHALDTSVLKKTAGEEHKLPAKKVARTPVKQVSAPEPVEAAVPPVDLAGLEPPELDIARALDVGGKLHIDEIARTAGVDVSVAGAVILGMEVKGMVVRFPGMYYDLRRS; from the coding sequence GTGGGTTCCCTCCATGAAGAATATTTTGCATGTCTGGCTCTGCGCTACACGCCGGGGCTCGGACCTAAGTCATGGTCTCCGATTCTCCGTCACTATAGCTCTGCTTACAAGGCGCTGAAAGATGCGGCCAATTGGCCTTCCCTTGCTTTTGCTTCTGAAAAAAGTTCAGTTGCCGCATTGAAGGAAGTCTGGCGTGCCAAAGCGGAAAAAGAGTATCGTGAGGCGGTGAGGGCCGGCTTTGGAATTCTGCCGTGGACCCATCATCAATTTCCCGTTCTGCTAAAGGAATTGCCTGATCCTCCGACCTGTCTCTATTATTATGGCGACCCGGAGCTGCTGGGCAATCCTGCCGTAGGTATTGTCGGTTCCCGTAACAGTGGGCGGTTGGGGCTCGAGTATGCATCAAAAATTGCTGCAGATTTGGCAAAGTTCGGGGTTACGGTAGTTTCAGGGTTTGCCAAGGGTATTGATAGCTGTGCCCATGAAGCTGCTTTGACAGGGATAGGCTCAACAATCGCTGTGCTTGGAACCGGGCTGGATGTTGAATCCTACCCGCCGGACAGTGCATGGCTGCGTAACAGTGTTATTCAGTCCGGACTTATCCTTTCCGAGTTTCCTCCAGGCACGAAACCGTTTGCCCGTAACTTTCCTTTTCGCAACCGTTTAATCAGCGGATTGAGTGTAGGGGTATTAGTTGTGGAAGCGGGAATTGCCAGCGGTAGCCTGATTACCGCCCGGCTGGCTGCAGAGCAGGGCAGGGAAGTAATGGCCATGCCGGGGCCCATCGGCGATAGCAGTTTTGCAGGATGCCTTAAACTGATCAAGGAAGGCGCATCTTTAGTGGAAACTGCCGAGGATGTGCTGATCAGCATTAAGCATGCTCTTGATACTTCTGTTCTAAAAAAAACGGCCGGGGAGGAACATAAGCTCCCGGCTAAAAAAGTTGCGCGTACTCCTGTTAAGCAAGTGAGTGCTCCTGAACCAGTTGAGGCTGCTGTTCCGCCTGTGGATCTTGCCGGACTGGAACCGCCTGAGCTGGATATCGCAAGGGCTCTTGACGTGGGGGGTAAGCTGCATATTGATGAGATTGCCCGTACTGCCGGAGTTGATGTTTCCGTTGCCGGGGCTGTTATACTCGGTATGGAAGTAAAGGGAATGGTTGTGCGCTTTCCCGGCATGTATTATGATCTTAGGCGAAGTTGA
- a CDS encoding HDOD domain-containing protein translates to MVAQDLKTSVKGQILSTSDLPTLPSVLDEVTKLVDDPNSSTEQVAKVISQDQVLSAKVLKMVNSPIYGFPGRITTIQHALVLLGLNVIRGIIISTSVFDMIQQAMSGLWEHSLGCAMASGAIAKAAGFDDPEEFTVAGLLHDLGKVVTAVQLPELNEAVRMTVQEKDLSYYEAEKHILGFGHDRINAWLARHWHLPPNVREAMTFHHHPDRAQFYQQTAAVVHVGDFLVRLFEYGNGGDDQIAYFKPAAMKILKLKMKDLEPVMDEVSDKFMEISDLTF, encoded by the coding sequence ATGGTTGCCCAGGATCTCAAAACCAGTGTAAAGGGTCAGATTCTTTCAACGTCTGATCTGCCTACCCTGCCTTCGGTTCTTGATGAAGTCACCAAGCTTGTGGATGACCCCAACTCCTCAACTGAACAGGTTGCAAAAGTTATTTCTCAGGACCAGGTTCTCTCGGCAAAAGTCCTCAAGATGGTAAACTCGCCGATTTATGGATTTCCGGGCAGGATTACCACTATTCAGCATGCCCTTGTTCTGCTGGGCCTGAATGTTATCCGGGGCATTATTATTTCTACCTCGGTTTTTGATATGATCCAGCAGGCAATGTCCGGCCTGTGGGAGCACAGCCTCGGTTGTGCCATGGCCAGTGGAGCCATAGCCAAGGCTGCCGGCTTTGATGACCCTGAAGAGTTTACCGTGGCCGGATTGCTTCATGATCTCGGCAAGGTGGTTACTGCAGTGCAGTTGCCGGAACTTAATGAAGCTGTGCGTATGACTGTGCAGGAGAAGGATCTGAGTTACTACGAGGCCGAAAAACATATTCTGGGGTTCGGGCATGATCGCATTAATGCATGGCTTGCCCGGCACTGGCATCTTCCGCCGAACGTGCGGGAAGCCATGACTTTTCACCATCACCCGGATCGGGCTCAGTTTTATCAGCAGACCGCAGCTGTGGTTCACGTAGGTGATTTTCTGGTTCGCCTTTTTGAATACGGAAACGGCGGAGATGATCAGATCGCCTATTTCAAGCCAGCTGCCATGAAAATTTTGAAATTGAAAATGAAAGATCTGGAACCGGTCATGGATGAAGTTTCCGATAAGTTTATGGAGATTTCAGATCTTACTTTCTAA
- a CDS encoding diguanylate cyclase domain-containing protein: MDKNKDHGLLGLTKYRGILVSPDNSLRELLFEIWPREVLEFTCYTEARGAVEVLFNDPPDLLIVDSRVEDVPAQELARLVKSENVYRQLPVILCLDDTELQQTWDWNKVEVDDFLVRPFFLPVVRERVNLTLCRALRALDANPLSKLPGNTSIIQKIQSLIDREQDFALAYCDLDYFKSFNDKYGFSRGDEVLMMSARIIVNTVKSFAGEKTFVGHVGGDDFVVITPPDIIEEVCQRIIFSFDGIVPNFYDMEDRKRKSIVSKDRQGNVQTFPLMAISIAVVFNIDGRMKHFGEASAIAMNLKKKAKENPKSNYVLDRRHN; the protein is encoded by the coding sequence ATGGACAAGAATAAGGATCACGGCCTGTTGGGGCTGACAAAATACAGGGGTATCCTGGTCTCCCCGGATAATTCCCTGCGCGAACTTCTGTTTGAAATATGGCCGCGTGAAGTTTTGGAATTTACTTGCTATACTGAGGCCCGTGGAGCCGTAGAGGTTCTTTTTAATGATCCCCCGGATCTGCTTATTGTAGACAGCAGGGTGGAAGATGTTCCTGCTCAGGAACTGGCCCGGCTGGTGAAGAGTGAAAATGTCTATCGTCAGCTTCCGGTTATTCTTTGTCTTGACGATACCGAACTCCAGCAGACGTGGGACTGGAATAAGGTCGAAGTGGATGATTTTCTGGTCCGTCCTTTTTTTCTGCCTGTTGTACGGGAGAGAGTAAACCTTACCCTCTGCCGCGCTCTCCGCGCCCTTGACGCCAACCCCCTTTCCAAGCTTCCGGGCAATACTTCCATTATCCAGAAGATCCAAAGTCTTATTGATCGTGAGCAGGATTTTGCCCTCGCTTATTGCGATCTTGATTACTTCAAGTCTTTTAACGATAAATACGGCTTTTCACGCGGTGACGAGGTGCTGATGATGAGTGCCCGTATCATCGTCAATACAGTTAAAAGCTTTGCCGGGGAGAAGACTTTTGTCGGGCATGTGGGCGGAGATGACTTTGTGGTAATTACCCCACCTGATATTATTGAAGAGGTCTGCCAGCGGATCATTTTTTCTTTTGACGGCATTGTCCCCAATTTTTATGATATGGAAGACCGCAAGCGTAAATCCATTGTTTCCAAAGACCGGCAGGGAAATGTGCAGACCTTCCCGCTGATGGCCATCTCAATTGCCGTTGTTTTCAATATTGACGGCAGGATGAAGCATTTTGGTGAGGCTTCAGCCATTGCTATGAATCTGAAGAAAAAAGCCAAGGAAAATCCAAAGAGCAACTATGTCCTCGACCGCAGGCACAACTAA
- a CDS encoding tyrosine recombinase XerC: protein MSSTAGTTKDLPEPVQVFMTYLDVEKRSSIATLNSYAKDLSQFEEFLETRKSSLARPEKISADHVRGFLTRLHGQRLAKSTMSRKLSSLRSFFKYMTKHRFIAKDPMVGIRNPKQEIRHPRSLNVDQAVNLMDAQVVSEPADKRDLALAEMLYGSGLRVSEAVNLDLFDVDTSSAVVRVSGKGNKERLSPLSDASCRAVNDYLAVRAELGPAIEEQALFVGNRGGRLNRRQVNRILARMAEGAGLHEGVHPHMLRHSFASHMLQSGADMRSVQELLGHEHLSTTQRYTHLNLQQIMNVYDKAHPLAGNQSPDAVKNEEEQ, encoded by the coding sequence ATGTCCTCGACCGCAGGCACAACTAAAGACCTTCCCGAACCGGTTCAGGTTTTTATGACTTATCTGGATGTGGAGAAACGTTCCTCCATTGCTACCCTCAATTCCTATGCAAAAGACCTTTCTCAGTTCGAAGAATTTTTAGAGACCCGCAAAAGCTCCCTTGCAAGGCCGGAAAAAATAAGTGCTGACCATGTTCGCGGATTTCTTACCAGACTCCATGGACAACGGCTGGCAAAATCAACGATGTCCCGCAAGCTTTCCTCCCTGCGTTCTTTTTTCAAATATATGACCAAACACAGGTTCATTGCAAAGGATCCGATGGTCGGGATCAGGAATCCTAAACAGGAAATCCGTCACCCCCGGTCCCTGAATGTTGATCAGGCTGTAAATCTTATGGATGCGCAGGTGGTGTCCGAGCCTGCGGACAAGCGTGATCTGGCGCTGGCTGAAATGCTTTACGGCTCCGGGTTGCGGGTCAGTGAGGCTGTTAACCTTGATCTTTTCGACGTGGACACATCCAGCGCGGTGGTTCGTGTTTCCGGTAAGGGGAATAAAGAACGTCTTTCCCCTTTGAGTGATGCATCCTGCAGGGCTGTGAATGACTATCTCGCCGTGCGTGCCGAGTTGGGGCCGGCCATCGAAGAACAGGCTCTTTTTGTGGGTAACCGGGGAGGACGGCTGAACCGAAGGCAGGTCAACCGCATTCTGGCCCGTATGGCTGAAGGAGCAGGGCTGCATGAAGGGGTGCATCCGCATATGCTCCGGCATAGCTTTGCTTCACACATGCTGCAATCCGGTGCTGACATGCGTTCAGTGCAGGAGCTGCTGGGGCATGAACATTTAAGCACCACCCAGCGTTACACCCATCTTAATCTGCAACAGATCATGAATGTTTATGATAAGGCTCATCCTCTGGCTGGAAATCAATCCCCGGATGCGGTTAAAAATGAGGAAGAACAGTAA
- a CDS encoding nitronate monooxygenase family protein, protein MNLPQLKIGDLVAKVPVIQGGMGVGISLSGLASAVAKEGGIGVIAAAMIGLTNKNGGKDHAKAHIDTLAEEIRKAKEMTSGILGVNIMVALSNFADMVSTSVKEGADVIFSGAGLPLDLPKYLHEGAKTKLVPIVSSGRAASIICKKWISKFDYLPDAFVVEGPMAGGHLGFKREQLNDPKFALENILPEVIKAVRPFEEKAGRTIPVIAAGGVYSGEDISKFLELGAAGVQMGTRFVATHECDADEEFKQAYVNSTKEDMAIIQSPVGLPGRAVKNDFLQAVTDGKKSPFKCPFHCIKSCKVEESPYCIASALINAQRGKLKNGFAFAGSNAWRTEKIISVKQLISDLKSEFDRAVAR, encoded by the coding sequence ATGAATCTTCCTCAGCTTAAAATTGGCGATCTCGTTGCCAAGGTTCCCGTCATTCAGGGCGGCATGGGTGTGGGAATTTCCCTCTCCGGCCTTGCTTCCGCTGTTGCCAAAGAAGGCGGTATCGGCGTTATCGCTGCTGCAATGATCGGTCTTACCAACAAAAACGGCGGTAAGGATCACGCAAAAGCACACATCGACACACTGGCCGAAGAAATAAGAAAGGCCAAGGAAATGACCTCCGGCATCCTCGGTGTTAACATCATGGTTGCCCTGTCCAACTTCGCGGACATGGTCAGCACTTCGGTAAAAGAAGGTGCAGACGTTATCTTTTCCGGAGCCGGCCTTCCGCTGGACCTGCCCAAATACCTGCATGAAGGAGCAAAAACCAAGCTGGTTCCCATTGTTTCTTCCGGTCGCGCAGCGTCCATCATCTGCAAAAAATGGATATCCAAATTCGACTACCTGCCTGATGCATTCGTAGTTGAAGGTCCCATGGCAGGCGGACACCTCGGCTTTAAACGTGAGCAGCTCAACGATCCAAAATTCGCTCTTGAAAACATCCTTCCCGAAGTAATCAAGGCTGTTAGGCCCTTCGAGGAAAAAGCAGGACGCACCATCCCGGTCATCGCTGCCGGCGGTGTTTATTCAGGTGAAGACATCAGCAAGTTCCTTGAACTTGGAGCTGCAGGTGTCCAGATGGGAACCCGTTTTGTTGCCACTCACGAGTGCGATGCTGACGAAGAATTCAAACAGGCATACGTTAATTCCACGAAAGAAGACATGGCCATCATCCAGAGTCCTGTAGGACTTCCCGGCAGAGCAGTAAAGAATGATTTTCTGCAGGCGGTTACCGATGGCAAAAAGTCTCCTTTTAAATGCCCCTTCCATTGCATCAAGAGCTGCAAGGTTGAGGAAAGTCCCTACTGCATCGCTTCTGCGCTGATCAATGCCCAGCGCGGCAAGCTGAAAAACGGTTTCGCTTTTGCCGGTTCCAACGCATGGAGAACCGAAAAAATCATCTCCGTTAAACAGCTCATCTCAGATCTTAAATCTGAATTTGACCGCGCTGTAGCTCGCTAA